One segment of Panicum virgatum strain AP13 chromosome 3K, P.virgatum_v5, whole genome shotgun sequence DNA contains the following:
- the LOC120699120 gene encoding tRNA (guanine(26)-N(2))-dimethyltransferase-like isoform X1: protein MAAAAMCLPHSLSPPFQATRRRPAPPSCLHSERGVSFDPGSAFYRSDSAAGRDLAVLAATLHRRHGRLDPSAPFLCLDAMCGCGVRALRYLAQAGADFVWANDASEALRPVIVANLSRFERGSPPAEAGRRRWVVSHNDATRLLAERYLRREYFDVIDVDSFGGDAAYVRAALLALKIGGLLYLTSTDWRSARGYGSRSSLSSYGAYVRPMPYPNEVGLRMVIGGAAREAALLGFHIRPVFSYFAYHGPIYRVMVQLCNGKDNDTSNYGFITHCKSCGQSQTFGFDELGQISCGCTDRTDDDLIAVVGPLWTGPLHDASFLTEMLSLADEWGWAYTSENVTLEKLLSTMIEESDPRLPPGYIRLDEISRRAKINSPPLGTLINSLRKEGFSACRSHIGTNVIKTNCPISSCIDVAREIRNLR, encoded by the exons atggccgccgccgccatgtgcTTGCCCcattctctctcccctccctttcaagccactcgccgccgcccagcgcctcCCTCCTGCTTGCACTCTGAGCGCGGCGTCTCCTTCGACCCCGGCTCCGCCTTCTACCGCAGCGACAGCGCCGCGGGCCGCGACCTCGCCGTCCTCGCGGCcacgctccaccgccgccacggccgcctcgATCCCTCCGCCCCGTTCCTGTGCCTCGACGCGATGTGCGGCTGCGGCGTCCGTGCCCTCCGCTACCTAGCGCAGGCTGGCGCCGACTTCGTCTGGGCCAACGACGCCTCCGAGGCGCTCCGCCCTGTCATCGTCGCCAACCTCTCCCGCTTCGAGCGGGGTTCGCCGCCGGCGGAAGCGGGGCGCAGGAGGTGGGTCGTGTCGCACAACGACGCCACCCGGCTGCTAGCGGAGCGGTACCTCCGGCGCGAGTACTTCGACGTCATCGACGTGGACTCGTTCGGTGGCGACGCCGCGTATGTAAGGGCGGCGCTCTTGGCGCTCAAGATTGGGGGCCTTCTCTACCTGACGTCCACGGATTGGCGGTCGGCGAGAGGGTATGGTTCGAGAAG CTCTTTGTCTTCATATGGAGCATATGTTCGTCCAATGCCATATCCGAATGAGGTTGGTTTACGAATGGTTATAGGTGGTGCTGCGCGGGAAGCAGCTCTTCTGGGATTTCACATAAGACCAGTATTCTCGTATTTTGCATATCATGGTCCTATTTATCGAGTGATGGTACAATTATGCAATGGAAAAGATAATGACACCAG TAATTATGGCTTCATTACTCATTGCAAGAGTTGTGGCCAGTCTCAGACTTTTGGATTTGATGAGCTGGGGCAGATTTCTTGCGGTTGTACAGACAGAACA GATGACGATTTGATCGCTGTTGTAGGCCCACTTTGGACAGGTCCCCTCCATGATGCATCTTTCCTTACTGAAATGCTAAGCTTGGCTGATGAATGGGGATGGGCATACACAAGTGAGAATGTCACTTTGGAAAAACTCCTTAGCACGATGATTGAGGAGAGTGACCCACGGTTGCCTCCAGGATATATTAGACTTGACGAG ATTTCAAGACGAGCAAAAATTAACTCTCCACCACTCGGTACGCTCATCAATTCTCTACGAAAG GAAGGCTTTTCAGCTTGTCGATCTCATATAGGTACAAATGTAATCAAGACCAACTGTCCAATTTCTTCTTGCATCGATGTGGCACGGGAGATCCGAAACTTGCGATGA
- the LOC120699120 gene encoding tRNA (guanine(26)-N(2))-dimethyltransferase-like isoform X2: MAAAAMCLPHSLSPPFQATRRRPAPPSCLHSERGVSFDPGSAFYRSDSAAGRDLAVLAATLHRRHGRLDPSAPFLCLDAMCGCGVRALRYLAQAGADFVWANDASEALRPVIVANLSRFERGSPPAEAGRRRWVVSHNDATRLLAERYLRREYFDVIDVDSFGGDAAYVRAALLALKIGGLLYLTSTDWRSARGYGSRSSLSSYGAYVRPMPYPNEVGLRMVIGGAAREAALLGFHIRPVFSYFAYHGPIYRVMVQLCNGKDNDTSNYGFITHCKSCGQSQTFGFDELGQISCGCTDRTVGPLWTGPLHDASFLTEMLSLADEWGWAYTSENVTLEKLLSTMIEESDPRLPPGYIRLDEISRRAKINSPPLGTLINSLRKEGFSACRSHIGTNVIKTNCPISSCIDVAREIRNLR, encoded by the exons atggccgccgccgccatgtgcTTGCCCcattctctctcccctccctttcaagccactcgccgccgcccagcgcctcCCTCCTGCTTGCACTCTGAGCGCGGCGTCTCCTTCGACCCCGGCTCCGCCTTCTACCGCAGCGACAGCGCCGCGGGCCGCGACCTCGCCGTCCTCGCGGCcacgctccaccgccgccacggccgcctcgATCCCTCCGCCCCGTTCCTGTGCCTCGACGCGATGTGCGGCTGCGGCGTCCGTGCCCTCCGCTACCTAGCGCAGGCTGGCGCCGACTTCGTCTGGGCCAACGACGCCTCCGAGGCGCTCCGCCCTGTCATCGTCGCCAACCTCTCCCGCTTCGAGCGGGGTTCGCCGCCGGCGGAAGCGGGGCGCAGGAGGTGGGTCGTGTCGCACAACGACGCCACCCGGCTGCTAGCGGAGCGGTACCTCCGGCGCGAGTACTTCGACGTCATCGACGTGGACTCGTTCGGTGGCGACGCCGCGTATGTAAGGGCGGCGCTCTTGGCGCTCAAGATTGGGGGCCTTCTCTACCTGACGTCCACGGATTGGCGGTCGGCGAGAGGGTATGGTTCGAGAAG CTCTTTGTCTTCATATGGAGCATATGTTCGTCCAATGCCATATCCGAATGAGGTTGGTTTACGAATGGTTATAGGTGGTGCTGCGCGGGAAGCAGCTCTTCTGGGATTTCACATAAGACCAGTATTCTCGTATTTTGCATATCATGGTCCTATTTATCGAGTGATGGTACAATTATGCAATGGAAAAGATAATGACACCAG TAATTATGGCTTCATTACTCATTGCAAGAGTTGTGGCCAGTCTCAGACTTTTGGATTTGATGAGCTGGGGCAGATTTCTTGCGGTTGTACAGACAGAACAGTAG GCCCACTTTGGACAGGTCCCCTCCATGATGCATCTTTCCTTACTGAAATGCTAAGCTTGGCTGATGAATGGGGATGGGCATACACAAGTGAGAATGTCACTTTGGAAAAACTCCTTAGCACGATGATTGAGGAGAGTGACCCACGGTTGCCTCCAGGATATATTAGACTTGACGAG ATTTCAAGACGAGCAAAAATTAACTCTCCACCACTCGGTACGCTCATCAATTCTCTACGAAAG GAAGGCTTTTCAGCTTGTCGATCTCATATAGGTACAAATGTAATCAAGACCAACTGTCCAATTTCTTCTTGCATCGATGTGGCACGGGAGATCCGAAACTTGCGATGA
- the LOC120699121 gene encoding superoxide dismutase [Mn] 3.4, mitochondrial-like — protein MALRTLASKKTLSLALGGARPLAAAARGVTTVALPDLSYDFGALEPAISGEIMRLHHQKHHATYVANYNKALEQLDAAIAKGDASAVVQLQGAIKFNGGGHVNHSIFWKNLKPISEGGGELAHGKLGWSIDEDFGSFEALVKKMNAEGAALQGSGWVWLALDKEAKKLSVETTANQDPLVTKGASLVPLLGIDVWEHAYYLQYKNVRPDYLNNIWKVMNWKYAGEVYDNVLA, from the exons ATGGCTCTCCGTACCCTTGCGTCGAAGAAGACCCTGTCCCTCGCCCTCGGCGGCGCCcggccgctggcggcggcggcgaggggggtgACGACGGTCGCGCTCCCCGACCTCTCCTACGACTTCGGCGCGCTGGAGCCGGCCATCTCCGGGGAGATCATGCGCCTGCACCACCAGAAGCACCACGCCACCTACGTCGCCAACTACAACAAGGCGCTCGAGCAGCTCGACGCCGCCATCGCCAAGGGCGACGCCTCCGCCGTCGTCCAGCTCCAGGGCGCCATCAAGTTCAACGGCGGCG GCCATGTGAACCATTCAATCTTCTGGAAGAACCTCAAGCCTATTAGC GAAGGTGGTGGGGAGCTAGCGCATGGAAAACTTGGCTGGTCCATTGATGAGGATTTTGGTTCATTTGAGGCACTTGTAAAGAAGATGAATGCAGAAGGTGCTGCTTTACAGGGATCTGGATGGGTG TGGCTTGCTTTGGATAAAGAGGCAAAAAAGCTTTCAGTTGAAACTACTGCTAATCAG GACCCTTTGGTGACTAAAGGGGCAAGCTTAGTTCCTTTGTTGGGGATTGATGTCTGGGAGCATGCATACTACCTCCAG TACAAGAATGTTAGGCCGGATTACCTGAACAACATCTGGAAGGTGATGAACTGGAAATACGCTGGAGAGGTGTACGACAATGTGCTTGCCTGA